A genomic stretch from Helianthus annuus cultivar XRQ/B chromosome 1, HanXRQr2.0-SUNRISE, whole genome shotgun sequence includes:
- the LOC110871737 gene encoding ankyrin repeat and SAM domain-containing protein 6 translates to MYADRVETAPKSSIKDRLNGGTLDNSGRRRQLTGKRQRQDDDKWEHDLYEQADPQVSNRRVGALDLRLKLQKKSNQRVTSGVRDLREKLSGITYSQSAVTAPAKPKAVPESSKPVRKSVIAEAPAETKKLASTVSKKKKAETVDSFLQSLGLEKYSITFQAEEVDMTALLHMTDEDLKAIGIPMGPRKKILLALESKG, encoded by the exons ATGTATGCTGATCGTGTCGAGACTGCACCAAAGAGTTCCATCAAAGACCGTCTCAACGGCGGAACCCTAGATAATTCCGGCCGCCGTAGACAACTTACCGGCAAAAG GCAGAGGCAAGATGATGACAAATGGGAGCACGATCTTTACGAACAAGCTGATCCACAAGTATCAA ATCGCAGAGTTGGTGCCCTAGACCTCCGTTTAAAGCTTCAGAAAAAGAGTAATCAACGAGTAACTTCAGGTGTAAGAGATCTGCGCGAGAAGCTTTCGGGTATAACTTATTCACAGTCAGCAGTAACCGCTCCAGCAAAGCCGAAAGCCGTACCAGAGAGCAGTAAACCTGTAAGGAAAAGCGTCATAGCTGAAGCTCCTGCAGAGACTAAAAAACTTGCTAGCACAGTTTCCAAGAAAAAAAAG GCTGAAACAGTGGACAGCTTCTTACAGTCATTGGGTCTTGAAAAGTACTCGATTACATTTCAAGCAGAGGAA GTTGATATGACTGCGCTTCTACACATGACTGATGAAGACCTAAAAGCTATAGGAATTCCAATG